One Glaciihabitans arcticus DNA window includes the following coding sequences:
- a CDS encoding ATP-dependent DNA helicase, protein MLANDRALLSQNLLSQLRNLVDGVAVLIHTEDATAEYDYPAIEAGHAFVKTEGKLGFLNRFYRLLQPSTSHYTFDGDGSERLMLKYYEYLHRVRDLLSRKFGLDTLHNLEDFPVDLDPALREYHQKIAERVNARSTPSRSDRSSRYYVLKTRPFFDGGRIYYEVTFAIPSDRPSISKFDHVIGFTEHDISDKHAANLTLRSDTIEVLGQTMPIVLITAWEVSIRGCELENFSRFFGPRSRVSTTSNEYKNLMRYLTKTGSTLLDVIDLPDTDYERIKGWVLDGTKTSHIYVSLDAARDIIQKVLPGYLMLRYLLLSLRNVVVRKQYSPSVCNRLSNLHLQWGCIPFETMPFCTYPMGHRTRFWDLWESIDPTGREHEMLARRINNNVDRHGMLYTPLSELEDFGDEVMPLIERHNSLLYNNSRHLARTLEVEKGHVFIRGYENDVVQIVEKLQGHAISGVGGWKPALSKWMDDLPVPLDDPTKAAALKSLYSESRVAMIYGAAGTGKSTMVNHIANYFNGKPMLFLANTHPAVDNLRRRVHTQHAEFRTIASHKNSTSATEYEVLVIDECSTVSNEDLLAVLSNTKFKLLLLVGDVYQIESIQFGNWFSIMRSFVPVSSVFELDKPWRTDNPQLLALWQKVRDLGEDITETMTRGHYSTPLSPELFSQRRDDEIILCLNYDGLYGINNVNRFLQSSNPNPAIEWGPATFKAGDPIVFNDSERFKGLIYNNLKGTIVGIDRQLGLIRFDVELHRTVTELDAWGLDLTWLHDSVVAFDVYELADSDDDDAASNTSVPFQVAYAASIHRAQGLEYESVKIVITDANEDAITHNIFYTAITRAREYLQVFWTPETEKTIVAQLERKSTAKDVSLLIARRGLVRS, encoded by the coding sequence GTGCTCGCAAACGACCGAGCGCTGCTTTCACAAAATCTGCTATCCCAGCTTCGAAACTTGGTCGATGGCGTCGCCGTGCTGATCCACACGGAAGACGCCACAGCCGAGTACGACTATCCCGCCATCGAGGCCGGTCATGCATTCGTAAAGACGGAGGGCAAACTCGGCTTCCTCAACCGCTTTTACCGGTTGCTCCAGCCGAGTACGTCGCACTACACCTTCGATGGTGACGGCTCGGAGCGCTTGATGCTCAAGTATTACGAGTACCTCCACCGTGTGCGCGACCTCCTCAGCAGAAAATTCGGGCTGGATACGTTGCATAATTTGGAAGATTTTCCGGTCGACCTCGACCCCGCGCTGCGGGAGTATCACCAGAAGATCGCCGAGCGCGTCAATGCCCGCAGCACTCCGTCACGCAGCGACCGCTCGTCACGGTACTACGTTCTTAAAACGCGGCCGTTCTTTGACGGAGGGCGAATCTACTACGAAGTCACTTTCGCCATCCCGTCCGACCGGCCCAGTATCAGCAAGTTTGATCACGTCATCGGCTTCACGGAGCACGACATCAGCGACAAGCACGCCGCGAATTTGACCTTGCGAAGCGACACTATTGAGGTGCTCGGCCAGACCATGCCGATCGTGCTTATCACAGCTTGGGAAGTTTCCATCCGCGGGTGCGAGCTCGAGAACTTCTCCCGCTTCTTCGGGCCGCGCTCACGTGTTAGCACCACTAGCAACGAGTACAAGAACCTGATGCGATACCTCACGAAAACTGGGTCAACGCTGCTTGACGTCATAGACCTCCCGGATACCGACTACGAGCGCATTAAAGGGTGGGTGCTGGATGGCACGAAGACATCGCACATCTATGTCTCGCTCGATGCGGCTCGGGACATCATTCAGAAGGTTCTGCCCGGTTACTTGATGCTGCGCTACCTGCTGCTGTCCTTGCGCAACGTCGTCGTCCGCAAGCAGTACAGCCCGAGTGTGTGCAACAGGCTGTCCAACCTCCATCTGCAATGGGGTTGCATCCCGTTTGAGACGATGCCGTTCTGCACATATCCGATGGGCCACCGGACACGCTTCTGGGATCTGTGGGAATCGATTGATCCGACTGGACGAGAGCACGAAATGCTCGCCCGGCGAATAAACAACAACGTTGATCGCCACGGCATGCTTTACACGCCACTTTCCGAGCTCGAGGACTTCGGCGACGAGGTCATGCCTCTCATCGAGAGGCACAATTCGCTTTTGTATAACAACTCGCGACACCTGGCACGCACTCTAGAAGTTGAGAAGGGTCACGTCTTCATCCGTGGCTACGAGAACGATGTCGTCCAGATCGTCGAGAAACTCCAAGGCCACGCCATCAGCGGCGTTGGCGGGTGGAAGCCGGCTCTTTCTAAGTGGATGGACGACCTCCCGGTCCCCCTCGACGATCCCACTAAAGCCGCCGCGCTGAAATCGCTCTACAGCGAATCACGCGTCGCAATGATCTACGGCGCCGCCGGCACGGGCAAGTCGACGATGGTCAACCACATTGCCAACTACTTCAACGGCAAACCGATGCTGTTCCTCGCGAACACGCATCCCGCTGTAGATAACCTCCGACGTCGGGTACATACCCAGCACGCAGAGTTCCGGACCATCGCAAGCCACAAGAACTCGACCTCAGCGACGGAATACGAGGTCCTCGTCATCGACGAATGCAGCACCGTGAGCAACGAAGATCTACTAGCCGTGCTGAGCAACACCAAGTTCAAGCTGTTGCTTCTGGTCGGCGACGTCTACCAGATCGAATCGATTCAGTTCGGCAACTGGTTCAGCATCATGCGGTCCTTCGTCCCAGTATCCTCCGTCTTCGAACTGGACAAGCCTTGGCGAACCGACAACCCGCAGTTGCTCGCGCTCTGGCAAAAAGTCCGTGATCTCGGCGAAGACATCACCGAGACCATGACACGCGGCCACTACTCCACGCCGCTCAGCCCGGAGCTATTCAGCCAGCGCCGCGACGACGAGATCATCCTCTGTCTCAACTATGACGGGTTATACGGCATCAACAACGTGAACCGATTCCTGCAAAGCAGCAATCCCAATCCGGCTATTGAATGGGGGCCAGCCACGTTCAAAGCAGGAGACCCGATTGTCTTCAATGACAGCGAGCGTTTCAAAGGGCTGATCTACAACAACCTCAAAGGCACTATTGTCGGCATCGACCGTCAACTGGGCCTGATCCGCTTCGATGTGGAACTTCACCGCACCGTAACCGAGCTCGACGCTTGGGGCCTGGATCTCACCTGGCTACACGATTCAGTCGTTGCGTTCGACGTCTACGAGTTAGCGGATAGCGACGACGACGACGCAGCCTCGAACACCTCGGTGCCGTTTCAGGTCGCTTACGCCGCTTCGATACACCGCGCCCAGGGCCTTGAATACGAATCCGTGAAAATCGTCATCACCGACGCAAATGAAGACGCGATCACTCACAACATTTTTTACACGGCTATCACCCGAGCGCGTGAGTACCTCCAGGTCTTTTGGACCCCAGAGACGGAAAAGACCATCGTCGCTCAACTCGAGCGGAAGTCGACCGCCAAAGATGTGAGCCTTCTCATCGCTCGTCGCGGCTTGGTCCGGTCATAA
- a CDS encoding YfbU family protein, with protein MDDYVRDALESRAQEEGVTLSEYVRELLREAVVPVWKRPADTHGDEEAPESIDFMDRKVLSLLHRILARVLPEDANGEDGDLEYQLRRAHVLEQGYTGEYWMEAAGFATELSKQDSKRVSDILQMFRILSFSILQLNDEGTPLDDAVAERLAYRGFDFNHPLEEQMASYVQHLVDDDKWSELKPFLDDHDGGNSHFPMLETYSRMLTVYRRVMETRERRHLSDAYKLSAEELQSIADERIHPSNR; from the coding sequence GTGGACGACTACGTTCGCGATGCACTCGAGTCCAGAGCGCAGGAGGAAGGCGTCACTCTCAGCGAGTACGTCAGGGAGCTGCTCCGAGAAGCCGTGGTTCCTGTGTGGAAGCGCCCTGCAGATACTCATGGAGACGAAGAAGCGCCCGAGTCAATAGATTTCATGGATCGAAAGGTGCTCTCCCTCCTGCATCGCATCCTGGCCCGAGTGCTTCCTGAAGACGCGAACGGCGAGGATGGTGACTTGGAATATCAGCTTCGACGCGCACATGTGCTCGAGCAGGGATATACAGGCGAATACTGGATGGAAGCGGCCGGTTTCGCAACAGAGTTGTCTAAACAGGACAGCAAGCGAGTCTCCGACATACTCCAGATGTTCCGAATCCTGTCCTTCAGCATCCTACAGCTAAACGATGAGGGTACGCCCCTAGACGACGCCGTCGCCGAGCGTCTGGCCTATCGCGGCTTCGACTTCAACCACCCCCTCGAGGAACAGATGGCCTCGTATGTGCAACACCTGGTCGATGACGACAAGTGGTCCGAGCTAAAGCCGTTCTTGGACGATCACGATGGCGGCAACTCCCACTTTCCTATGCTCGAGACTTACAGCCGGATGCTGACGGTATATCGGCGCGTAATGGAAACTCGCGAGCGGCGTCACCTGTCCGACGCTTATAAGTTATCTGCGGAGGAATTGCAGTCTATTGCCGACGAACGAATCCACCCGTCAAATCGATAA
- a CDS encoding CHAT domain-containing protein, which translates to MSASQYRAELARKRKQRVDAEKKASEFRIKENSRRSDATKARTSAGRTSNASTASTKMREASRKENEANAAGKQVGEWQRKAAGFGKQEAAIQEKLDKAEQAETVAAERKRAALEKRTESAARAFQLSTSRRLDSHQEQLSAVVETIRPPKPEKLRILMLSASPEGDLRIGREAKRIQAAIRNALGRDLVELKISPAATTDDLLDGLTGFRPHVVHFSGHSNESFVYFEADEDIFEDDAADEDMSVSIPADVFARALASVDEPPLLVLFNSCNSAPQAARLVESIVPFAIGMAQEIDDGDAISYAANFYAAIANGQSIAAADGIGRVALELAGLPGSDLPTLEFAVGSDPRSTWLVTLLET; encoded by the coding sequence TTGAGCGCCAGCCAGTACAGAGCGGAACTCGCTCGAAAGCGTAAACAGCGCGTTGATGCCGAGAAGAAGGCCAGCGAGTTTCGAATCAAGGAGAACTCAAGGCGCTCTGACGCAACAAAGGCGCGCACTTCGGCAGGACGGACATCGAACGCGAGCACCGCGTCGACAAAGATGCGAGAGGCGTCGCGAAAGGAGAACGAGGCCAACGCCGCCGGCAAACAGGTTGGCGAGTGGCAACGAAAAGCGGCCGGCTTCGGCAAACAAGAAGCTGCCATTCAAGAAAAGCTGGACAAGGCTGAGCAGGCAGAGACAGTCGCCGCCGAAAGGAAACGCGCCGCCCTCGAAAAACGAACTGAGTCCGCAGCCCGCGCGTTCCAGCTGTCCACGAGCAGGCGGCTCGATTCACATCAAGAGCAGCTTTCGGCTGTCGTGGAAACAATTCGGCCGCCTAAGCCCGAGAAGTTGCGCATCTTGATGCTCTCGGCGTCCCCAGAGGGAGATCTTCGGATCGGTCGGGAAGCTAAACGCATCCAGGCCGCGATCCGCAATGCTCTCGGTCGTGACCTCGTCGAACTGAAGATCAGCCCCGCTGCGACTACAGATGACCTTCTCGACGGCCTCACCGGTTTCCGGCCACACGTGGTCCATTTTTCGGGCCATAGCAACGAGAGCTTCGTCTATTTCGAAGCTGACGAGGATATTTTCGAAGACGATGCGGCGGATGAGGACATGAGCGTGAGCATCCCGGCCGACGTGTTCGCCCGCGCGCTGGCGTCCGTCGACGAACCACCTCTCCTCGTACTCTTCAACTCCTGCAATTCGGCGCCACAGGCAGCCCGCCTCGTCGAGTCGATAGTCCCGTTTGCTATCGGAATGGCGCAAGAGATCGACGACGGCGATGCGATCAGCTATGCCGCGAACTTCTACGCGGCAATAGCCAACGGCCAATCCATCGCCGCCGCGGACGGCATAGGTCGAGTAGCTCTCGAGCTTGCGGGACTTCCTGGAAGCGATTTACCGACATTGGAGTTCGCCGTCGGCAGCGATCCGCGCTCGACGTGGCTTGTGACACTGCTCGAAACATAG
- a CDS encoding Flp pilus assembly complex ATPase component TadA, whose protein sequence is MSQAVTLITDSVRERVRRDGVDLSIDKALAHDYVRDEVQRYSERALGGSLPLLVDEAATLRQVVATLTGFGPLQPFLDDPDVEEIWINGPALVFVARQGRPERTSLTLTDVEVRDLVERMLQSSGRRVDLSSPFVDASLPDGSRLHVVIPDTGSAQYSSEHCRPPS, encoded by the coding sequence ATGTCACAGGCGGTCACCCTCATCACCGACTCCGTGCGCGAGCGGGTTCGGCGCGACGGGGTCGATCTCTCAATTGATAAGGCGCTCGCTCACGATTATGTGCGGGATGAAGTGCAGCGCTACAGCGAGCGTGCGCTCGGCGGGTCCCTGCCGCTCCTCGTCGACGAGGCGGCGACCCTGCGTCAGGTGGTCGCGACGCTCACCGGCTTCGGCCCGTTGCAGCCCTTCCTCGACGACCCCGACGTGGAGGAGATCTGGATCAACGGCCCCGCCCTCGTCTTCGTGGCACGACAAGGGCGCCCCGAACGCACGAGCCTCACCCTCACCGATGTCGAGGTGCGCGACCTGGTCGAGCGCATGTTGCAGTCGTCGGGGAGGCGAGTGGACCTGAGCTCGCCCTTCGTGGACGCGTCCCTTCCGGACGGCTCGCGGCTGCACGTCGTCATCCCGGATACTGGTAGTGCGCAATATTCAAGTGAGCATTGTCGCCCGCCAAGCTAA
- a CDS encoding DUF1801 domain-containing protein, giving the protein MSSQKIPDDVRAYLDSVEGARGESLRAVFDTALEAMPEGYELAISYGMPGWQVPLERYPVTYNKQPLAYVGLAAQKQYNSLYLMTCVSDSDKDVAFREAWAATGLKLNMGKSCLRFRTLADMDLAIIADTVAGTSVDEFIAEYEKVPRK; this is encoded by the coding sequence ATGTCCAGCCAGAAGATTCCGGATGACGTTCGCGCCTACCTCGACTCCGTCGAGGGCGCCCGCGGCGAATCGCTCCGCGCAGTCTTCGACACCGCCCTCGAGGCCATGCCCGAGGGTTACGAGCTTGCCATCTCGTACGGCATGCCCGGGTGGCAGGTGCCGCTCGAGCGGTATCCCGTCACCTACAACAAGCAGCCCCTCGCCTACGTCGGCCTTGCAGCCCAGAAGCAGTACAACTCGCTGTACCTGATGACCTGCGTGAGCGACTCCGACAAGGATGTTGCCTTCCGCGAGGCGTGGGCCGCAACCGGCCTGAAGCTCAACATGGGCAAGAGCTGCCTGCGTTTCCGCACACTCGCGGACATGGATCTCGCCATCATCGCGGACACGGTAGCCGGGACATCCGTCGACGAATTCATCGCCGAATACGAGAAGGTCCCCCGTAAGTAG
- a CDS encoding DedA family protein — protein MLSTALIPFLDPENLITGFGAWALLGICFIVFAETGLLVGFLLPGDTLLIITGLLTFPVAAGATQIIDLPIWLVCLAIAFAAFLGGEVGYLIGHKLGPRVFERKESGLFSVANVKRTNSFFERFGGLAIIVARFVPIVRTFAPVAAGVGHMDYKKYSLYNAIGALIWGAGLTFAGYLLGYIPPVAAFVTEYIDVILLGAVVITLVPTVYHYIQSSMKARKARLAGVGEDVTADELVLDKSLFDQDKKNNKSS, from the coding sequence GTGCTCTCGACCGCACTCATTCCGTTCCTTGACCCGGAGAACCTGATCACCGGTTTCGGCGCCTGGGCCCTGCTCGGAATCTGCTTCATCGTGTTTGCCGAGACCGGCCTTCTCGTCGGATTCCTGCTGCCCGGCGACACCCTCCTCATCATCACCGGATTGCTGACGTTCCCCGTCGCAGCCGGCGCCACGCAGATCATCGACCTGCCGATCTGGCTGGTGTGTCTCGCTATAGCGTTCGCCGCTTTCTTAGGCGGCGAGGTCGGCTATCTGATCGGCCACAAGCTCGGCCCACGCGTCTTCGAGCGCAAGGAGAGCGGCCTGTTCTCGGTCGCGAACGTCAAACGCACCAACTCGTTCTTCGAGCGTTTCGGCGGCCTCGCGATCATCGTCGCCCGCTTCGTTCCGATCGTGCGCACCTTCGCCCCGGTCGCAGCCGGTGTCGGGCACATGGACTACAAGAAGTACTCGCTCTACAACGCCATCGGCGCACTCATCTGGGGCGCAGGGCTCACCTTCGCCGGCTACCTTCTGGGCTACATACCGCCAGTTGCCGCGTTCGTCACCGAGTACATCGACGTGATCCTGCTCGGCGCTGTCGTCATCACCCTGGTGCCGACGGTGTACCACTACATCCAGTCCTCGATGAAGGCACGCAAGGCGCGTCTCGCCGGTGTCGGTGAGGATGTCACGGCCGACGAACTCGTTCTCGACAAGTCCCTCTTCGACCAGGACAAGAAGAACAACAAGTCCAGCTGA
- a CDS encoding HEAT repeat domain-containing protein encodes MRVPVELSHSARLRAAVDRYGERELVERAAGLLRTGEEDDDFLRYLGGRAAPGIIDGSYPSYWANAWGARALEYYWLDSATGAVIAGLDHEHWRVRMQCARVCAIRELGAPELLAALLLDENWRVRDATAWAVGIVGEFEHAEPLREATDDPHKKVRERATTVLDALLHRLERELD; translated from the coding sequence GTGCGCGTCCCGGTCGAGCTGTCGCACTCGGCGCGGCTCCGGGCCGCGGTCGACCGCTACGGCGAGCGAGAACTGGTCGAACGTGCCGCCGGGCTGCTGCGCACGGGCGAAGAGGATGATGACTTCCTGCGCTACCTCGGCGGGCGAGCCGCGCCCGGGATCATCGACGGCAGTTATCCGTCCTACTGGGCGAACGCCTGGGGCGCCCGCGCGCTCGAGTATTACTGGCTCGACAGCGCGACCGGTGCGGTGATCGCCGGCCTCGACCATGAACACTGGCGGGTGAGGATGCAGTGCGCTCGCGTCTGCGCCATCCGCGAGCTGGGCGCGCCCGAGCTCCTTGCCGCGCTCCTGCTCGACGAGAACTGGCGAGTGCGGGATGCCACCGCATGGGCCGTGGGAATCGTTGGGGAGTTCGAGCACGCGGAACCCCTGCGCGAGGCGACCGACGACCCCCACAAGAAGGTGCGGGAGCGCGCCACGACAGTGCTAGACGCCCTGCTCCATCGGCTGGAGCGCGAACTCGACTAG
- a CDS encoding HEAT repeat domain-containing protein, producing the protein MTSTPADLPIDAPPADRIAHAVAALGENEVIDRAKALLAGLNAGDEFLLWVGGKHAQGILDGAPPLYWPEVWGARTFLYVWNDTAAPGIEAGLTNQAWRVREMCARVAAARHLPVAEAVRPLLQDEVARVRASGARSLAEVGEASDADLFTPLFRDPEIEVRRAAEQSRKRLNARFAAPAE; encoded by the coding sequence ATGACTTCGACCCCCGCAGACCTGCCCATCGACGCCCCTCCGGCTGATCGCATCGCCCACGCCGTCGCCGCCCTCGGTGAGAACGAGGTCATCGACCGCGCCAAGGCGCTGCTCGCCGGACTGAACGCGGGCGACGAGTTTCTGCTCTGGGTCGGCGGCAAGCACGCACAGGGAATCCTTGACGGCGCCCCGCCCCTCTACTGGCCCGAGGTCTGGGGAGCCCGCACGTTCCTCTACGTCTGGAACGACACCGCGGCCCCCGGCATCGAAGCGGGCCTCACCAATCAGGCCTGGCGCGTGCGCGAGATGTGTGCGCGCGTCGCGGCGGCCCGCCACCTGCCGGTCGCGGAGGCGGTGCGTCCGCTGCTCCAGGACGAGGTCGCGCGCGTGCGCGCCTCAGGAGCCCGCTCGCTCGCCGAGGTGGGCGAGGCATCCGATGCTGACCTGTTCACGCCCCTGTTCCGCGACCCCGAGATCGAGGTTCGCCGCGCCGCCGAACAGTCGCGCAAGCGCCTGAACGCGCGCTTCGCGGCACCTGCCGAGTAG
- a CDS encoding ABC transporter permease codes for MFSIAISEFRMLLRNKLVAACAILIPLAFGAFFIFTGNQGGTSVIAVFQVLIMIAMGVYVTATTTLAARRQTLFLKRLRSGAVSDQSIIVGLVLPIVVVSVVQIGIILTVLGITSGQPPANVLLVIIGVLAAEVMFTGFALATAGVTNSPEHAQITTLPLFAATLGVAVWVTYTGTTELTVLKRALPGGGLAELISTGWAGGAIDNVLLLILPSIGWAAVAVSVARAMFKWEPRA; via the coding sequence ATGTTCTCGATAGCCATCTCAGAATTCCGGATGCTGCTGCGCAACAAGCTCGTTGCCGCCTGCGCCATCCTCATCCCGCTCGCATTCGGCGCGTTCTTCATCTTCACCGGCAACCAGGGCGGCACTTCGGTGATCGCGGTGTTTCAGGTGCTCATCATGATCGCGATGGGCGTGTACGTCACGGCCACGACGACCCTCGCCGCGCGCAGGCAGACGCTGTTCCTGAAGCGGCTGCGCAGCGGCGCGGTCTCGGACCAGTCGATCATCGTCGGCCTCGTGCTGCCGATCGTTGTGGTGAGTGTGGTGCAGATCGGCATCATCCTTACAGTGCTCGGGATAACGTCGGGCCAGCCGCCCGCCAACGTTCTCCTCGTGATCATCGGGGTGCTGGCCGCGGAGGTCATGTTCACCGGCTTCGCCCTCGCCACCGCGGGTGTCACCAACTCGCCCGAGCACGCGCAGATCACCACGCTTCCGCTGTTCGCCGCAACGCTCGGCGTCGCGGTCTGGGTGACGTACACGGGCACCACGGAGCTCACCGTGCTCAAGCGGGCACTCCCGGGCGGCGGTCTCGCCGAGCTCATCTCGACCGGATGGGCCGGGGGTGCTATCGACAACGTGCTGCTGCTGATCCTGCCCTCGATCGGATGGGCCGCGGTCGCCGTGTCGGTCGCCCGGGCAATGTTCAAGTGGGAGCCGCGGGCCTGA
- a CDS encoding ABC transporter ATP-binding protein yields MTNATSTAGPVVEAAALSYNYGDRGEFQAVRSLDLRVERGELYALLGTNGAGKTTTLETLEGHRTPTSGKVSVFGGDPRDRASIRPRVGIMLQDSGFAGDLTVAESIGLAGSISGREDDVRRVLGVVDLTAKSSTRAGMLSGGEKRRLDFAMAIWGTPELVFLDEPTTGLDPSARDGLWDAVAEIRSAGSTIILTTHYLEEAQKYADRIGLMNKGVLEREGTLEELVTGHPSHITLVAPHGVDLPLTVTATENGLSRIDTADLQADLSTLLAWASAGGHTLDRLGATSSSLDDVFRTLDRS; encoded by the coding sequence ATGACAAACGCAACCAGTACCGCAGGCCCGGTGGTCGAAGCCGCCGCGCTGAGCTACAACTACGGCGACAGGGGGGAGTTCCAGGCGGTGAGAAGCCTCGACCTGCGGGTCGAACGCGGGGAGCTGTACGCCCTGCTGGGCACCAACGGCGCCGGCAAGACGACCACGCTGGAGACCCTCGAGGGACACCGCACTCCGACCTCCGGAAAGGTGTCGGTGTTCGGCGGGGATCCTCGTGACCGGGCATCCATTCGTCCTCGTGTCGGCATCATGCTGCAGGACTCGGGCTTTGCCGGGGACCTCACCGTGGCCGAGTCGATCGGGCTCGCCGGGTCGATTTCGGGGCGTGAGGATGACGTTCGCCGGGTACTCGGGGTCGTGGACCTCACGGCTAAATCCTCGACCCGCGCGGGCATGCTCTCGGGTGGCGAGAAGCGTCGCCTCGACTTCGCGATGGCCATCTGGGGCACACCGGAGCTGGTGTTCCTCGACGAGCCGACGACGGGCCTGGACCCCAGCGCGCGCGACGGTCTCTGGGACGCGGTGGCTGAGATCCGCTCTGCGGGCTCGACGATCATCCTGACCACGCACTACCTCGAGGAGGCGCAGAAGTACGCCGATCGCATCGGGCTCATGAACAAGGGCGTGCTGGAACGTGAGGGGACGCTGGAGGAGCTTGTGACGGGGCATCCTTCGCACATCACGCTGGTGGCGCCGCACGGCGTGGACCTGCCGCTCACCGTGACGGCGACCGAGAACGGACTCAGCCGCATCGACACCGCCGACCTCCAGGCGGATCTCTCGACGCTGCTCGCCTGGGCGTCGGCCGGCGGGCACACGCTCGATCGTCTCGGCGCGACGAGCTCGAGTCTCGACGACGTCTTCCGCACCCTCGACCGTTCCTAA
- a CDS encoding sensor histidine kinase: MKLKTQLADRLIDRDPAAAREHLREAQQLIAETVANTRSLAFGERHVALASELANAEQLFTAAGIAYTVQGELPRGAHDELFGLVVREATTNILRHAQATAVSVNLGADSVRVVNDGSPASSRSLSGLARLGERFEAAGGTLRTSSANGSFTTTATVSG; the protein is encoded by the coding sequence ATCAAGCTGAAGACACAGCTCGCCGACCGGCTGATCGACCGCGACCCGGCCGCGGCGCGCGAGCACCTGCGCGAAGCCCAGCAGCTGATCGCCGAGACGGTCGCCAACACGCGCAGTCTCGCCTTCGGGGAGAGGCACGTGGCACTCGCGAGCGAACTGGCCAACGCCGAGCAGCTGTTCACGGCGGCGGGCATCGCCTACACGGTGCAGGGCGAACTGCCCCGCGGCGCCCACGACGAGTTGTTCGGGCTCGTGGTGCGCGAGGCGACCACCAATATCCTGCGTCACGCCCAGGCGACGGCCGTTTCGGTGAACCTCGGCGCGGACAGCGTGCGCGTCGTGAACGACGGGAGTCCCGCATCCTCTCGCTCACTGAGCGGGCTGGCTCGCCTGGGCGAGCGTTTCGAGGCGGCGGGTGGCACCCTGCGCACGTCGAGCGCGAACGGCAGCTTCACCACCACGGCGACGGTGTCGGGATGA
- a CDS encoding response regulator transcription factor, with amino-acid sequence MIRLLVADDENLLRMALAALLDLEDDLEVIAQADNGTDAVQLAGLHDPDVVLLDLEMPGLDGIDTAAAILATRPEQAIILLTRHARPGVLKRALRAGVRGFVSKSIEPERLAQIVTDVNGGARYIDSEISTAAMIDDCPLSERELDVLRLTAEGLSVREMSLALHLAAGTVRNYLSSAMQKTGTSARHEAARAARERGWL; translated from the coding sequence ATGATCCGGCTCCTCGTCGCCGACGACGAGAACCTCCTGCGCATGGCTCTGGCCGCGCTGCTCGACCTCGAAGACGACCTCGAGGTGATCGCGCAGGCGGACAACGGCACGGACGCCGTGCAGCTCGCCGGGCTGCACGACCCGGACGTTGTGCTGCTCGACCTCGAGATGCCCGGCCTGGACGGCATCGACACGGCAGCAGCGATCCTGGCCACCCGGCCAGAGCAGGCCATCATCCTGCTCACGCGGCACGCCCGACCGGGCGTGCTCAAGCGTGCCCTGCGCGCGGGCGTGCGCGGTTTTGTGAGCAAGTCGATCGAGCCCGAACGTCTCGCGCAGATCGTGACCGACGTCAACGGCGGGGCGCGCTACATCGACTCCGAGATCTCCACGGCCGCCATGATCGACGACTGCCCGCTCTCCGAACGCGAGCTCGACGTGCTGCGCCTCACCGCCGAAGGACTGTCGGTGCGCGAGATGAGCCTCGCACTGCACCTCGCCGCGGGCACGGTACGCAACTACCTGTCCTCGGCGATGCAGAAGACGGGTACCTCCGCCCGGCACGAGGCGGCGCGGGCCGCCCGCGAGCGCGGTTGGCTGTAG